The DNA segment TTCGGAATAGGCTGGGTTTTCGTCATGCTATCTCCAACGATGAGAGTCGGATTTGGGTGATGTACGGGCAAGACTATAGGTGTGATTTGTTGGTCGCCTCACACCAGTTCTTGGCGTTGGAGGTTACACATGCTATTTTTCGTTGCTCTGTTGTAGCGGTCTTTGTCCATGCGTCGTGTGCCTCTCTTGATAGGGAGGCGCTGTGGCAACAGTTAGGAGAGGTGTGCCCTCAAGGGATGCCGGCAATTTTTTTAGGGGATTTTAACGTCATTGTCGGGGCGAATGAAAAGAAAGGGGGTCGCCCATTTCGTGCTAGGGAGTCGGAGCCTTTCCTGAGTTTCATGGAGGGTGCTGAGTTAACAGATTTAGGGTTCTCTGGGTCTCAGTTCACCTGGTGCAATAATCGTTGGGGCAGAGCCATGGTTTGGAAATGCCTGGACAGGGTACTCGTTAACCAGGATTGGTTGAGTTTAGGGGTGAACACGACGGTGGCTCATTTGAATAGGGTTGCCTCTGATCATTCCCCCTTGTTATTGTCTTGTTCTTTGGCCATGGGTGGGGCGCCTAAGAGTTTTCGTTTCTTGGACGTTTGGAGGTCACATGTGGATTTTCATAATGTAGTTCGTCAAGCGTGGGAGGTGGAGTGTGATGGGCGGCCCATTCGGGTTCTACTCGCGAAGTTAAAGGCGGTCAAGCAGGCTTTGCGTACATGGAATAAGGAGACATTTGACAACATTTTTGACCGTGTCAAGGAAGATGAGGCAACAGTGTTAGCACTGGAACGCTCTTTGGAGGAGTGTCCCTCGGGGGCGGGTGAATTCCAGCTCCTCTGGGCGCAAGGGGCGCTCAAGATGTCCCTGTTACGGGAGGCCGCTTACTGGCGTCAGAAGGCACGGCTTCGGTGGCTTAGGGAAGGCGATGCCAATTCCAAATTCTTCCATGCGCAAGTAAAGCAGCGGAGGGCTCGGTCTTTCATCCATCGGATGAAGGATACAAATGGGGTATGGACGGAAGAGCCCTCCAGGATTGAAGAGATGGCGACCACTTTCTTTGCGGACATTTTGTCACAACCAGGACATGGGCCGATGGATCTTTCAATGCTAGAGGTTATACCTTCGGTTATCACTGTGCAAGATAACATGGAGCTCCAGCAGTTTCCGACGGAGGAGGAAGTCAAGGCTGTGGTTTTTCAACTAGATGGTGGTAGTAGTCCGGGTTCGGATGGTTTCACAGGATCATTCTTCACTTCATGTTGGGATATTGTGAAGGGGGAGGTTTATCGGGCtgtttgtgatttttttgtAGGTGCGGAGCTGTCTTGGGGGTACACTGCTACGTGGTTGGCCCTGATCCTTAAGACTCCTGGGCCGTCATCCTTCTCAGACTTTCGCCCTATCAGCTTGTGTAACTTTGTTAATAAAATTATGTCTAAGCTGTTGGCGCGACGTTTGGAGCGTGAGTGGCTTTGTGAAGGGTCGCCAGATATCGGATAACATACTTTTGGCCTTAGAGATGTGTTCAGCCTTGGGGAAGAAGGTACGGGGATCCAATGTTATCCTTAAATTGGACATGGCCAAGGCATATGATCGGGTATCGTGGAATTTCTTGATCCAGGTCATGCGTAGGTTTGGGTTTGGGGAGCAATGGCTGGATATGGTTTGGAGGTTAATTTCTTCGTTCCACTTCTCAGTATTGGTTAACGGAAAGCCGTGTGGTTTTTTCCGTTCGTCTCGGGGTCTACGGCAAGGGGACCCATTATCTCCGGCTTTATTTACTATAGCAGCTGAGGTGTTGTCTAGAAGCTTGAATGAGTTACCGGGGGAGTCGAGGTTTGCTCCGTTCTTCGTGACGCGGGAATGCCCTCCTCTCATGCATCTTGCTTATGCAGATGACGTAATAATCTTCTCCAACGGTGGTAAACGGTCCCTTGGGTGTGTCATGCGGGTGCTGGAGGGCTATCAGGGGGTGTCTGGGCAGTTGGTGAATGTTGCGAAGAGCTGTTTTTTGGTAGATAGGAGGGTCTCGTTGGTCCGTAGGAGGTTAATTGCGCAGGTCACTGGGTTCCCCGCTAAGAGTTTGCCAGTAACCTATTTGGGTTGCCCATTGTTTGGGGGGAGAAGAGTGAGGTCTTTATTCGCTGAGTTACTCTCCAAAGTATCTCACCGAATTTCATCTTGGCAGGGCCGATGGTTATCAATGAGTGCGCGGGCATTGCTTATTAAGCATGTATTGTCGTCCATGCCGATTCATATGCTGGCAGTTTTGGAACCTCCAAGGGGGGTTATCTCTGACCTCGAGCGGATGGTTGCTAGATTCTTTTGGGGCGAATCGGAATTTGGTGCCAAACGTCATTGGGCGAAGTGGGAGAAGATTTGCTTCCCGGAGGAGGAAGGGGGGGTTGGGTTTCGGTCCCTCCAGGCGGTCGTTGTGGCGTTCTCCTGTAAATTATGGTGGATGTTTCGGTGTGGTCAATCTCTTTGGGCGAAATTTATGAGAGCACGATATTTTGGGTCTCGACACCCGAATCAAGCTCCGTTTCCTGCTCAGCTGTCTGCTAGTTGCAAGCGTATGCTTGGGGTCCGGTCGTCGATGGAGCAATGGTTAAAGTGGGATCTGTCTAGGGGAGAGGTGGCTTTTTGGTGGGACAACTGGAGTGGTTTGGGCCCTTTGGCATGGCGGTATCCTGATTTGGCGTCAAATGCGATGGTCTCGGATTTTTTACGAGAGGGTCAATGGGACTACTTGGCTTTAGCGGGGTTCCCCTCGGAGATTATAGAAATGGTTCAGGGGtccttcttttgttttggatCGGACCCAGATGCTTTGGTCTGGAGCTTGGATCCCTCAGGGGTTTTTTCGTTGAGGTCTGCTTATCAGCTTGTTCGCCCGGCTCGGGCTCGCTCCTGGGTGTGTTCCTATATTTGGCAGTCCTCCGTTCCACGGAAATTTTCCTTCTTCATGTGGCGTTTACTAAATGGCCATCTGCCAGTGGATGATGTGCTGCGGAAATTCCAGATTCATGGTCCTTCTAAGTGTCATTGTTGCTTGCCGGCCCAAGGTGAAACGTTGCAGCATGTGTTCTCTACTAGTCAATTGGCGGGTGTGACTTGGATGTTCTTTGAGCGCTCCTTAGGAGTGTCTGTACGAGGGGTGGCCGTTAGGTCTCGATGTTCTGATTAGTGGATGTCCCCTGTTAAAGGGAAGACGCTCCGCTGGGTGTCCCGGATTCTTCCGGTCCTTATTCTATGGTTCTTATGGCGTGCCAGGAATGCATCCAGGTTTGAGGGGTGCAAGGTTTCTGGGGTTCGGGTTCGGGTTTCTATCTGTTCCGAATTGCAAAGGTTAGCTCAAATCCACTTTCCAGGGATCGCGCTTTTGCCTTGCCAGTGGGAGGGGTTCCTAGAGGTTTTGTCTTCAGCCAGAAGGGTGTTAGTAGCTAAGTCGGTGAGGTGGACTTTTCCTGTGGAGGGTTCTTTTAAGCTTAACACTGACGGTTGTTCTACGGTCGGTGGTAGTGGGGGCGGTGGGGTGATTAGGGATTCGAGGGGAAAACTCATTATTGCTTTTGCGGATTCTTTTGGCTCTCTGGATTCCCTGCAGGCTGAGGCTCGGGCTCTCTTGTTAGGGCTTCAGCTGGGGTACAGCTTAGGGATTTCGCAGATGTTTGTTGAATCTGATTGCTTGGTCTTAGTCAATTGTTTAAAGGGGGTTTGGGGGGTTCCTGCGGTGATTCGGCCAGTTGTTCGTGCTGTTCGTCTGGTTACTTCTGCTGGCCATCAGTTTGGTCATTGCTACCGGGAGGGGAACATGGTGGCGGACTCGCTCGCAACGTTTGGGGTGGAGTGTGGCTCTCGATCTATTTTCACGTCAGCGTCTCAGTTGCCCCTGCGCTCCAGGGGGCTTTTATCTCTGGACAtgcagaatttttgtagttttcatTTTTCTCGTAGGATGTAGGGATCTGGATGATTCCTTGGCGTTGTGTTCTGGTTTTGATGAATAAAACaggtttgttttaaaaaaaaaaaaaaaattcaatgcaTGTTTGGTAGCCTCTACCCCAAGAAGGtttgaatttattatttgaATTAACATTGATTAATTCAATCCTTATGTCTTAAATTTCATAGCAATAATGTATGTTTAATCTTGGATATTGCAATTTTTCCTACCGCTACTCTTTTTAATGATTCATCTCATATTTCAATGCTATCCAGCGAAAACTACACCGAATGGAAGACAAGATTCTTCTAACTTTGGGGTGCATGGATCTTGATTTGGCGCTTCGTGAGAATGAACCATCCATTCCCACAGATTCTAGTTCGTCAAATGAAAAGGCTACTTATGAGCGGTGGGAGCAATCTAATTGCTTAAGTTTGATGCTCATCCGGCGAAAACTACACCGAATGGAAGACAAGATTCTTCTAACTTTGGGGTGCATGGATCTTGATTTGGCGTTTCGTGAGAATGAACCATCCATTCCCACAGATTCTAGTTCGTCAAATGAAAAGGCTACTTATGAGCGGTGGGAGCAATCTAATTGCTTAAGTTTGATGCTCATTAAGTCACATATTAGTCAAAGCATTAAGGGTTCAATCCCTGATTGTAACCAAGTCAAAGTTTATATGAAAGCAATTGATGAACAATTTGTAAATTATGAAATAGATTTGGCTAGTACCCTTATGAAGAAATTTGCAAGCATGACACTTGACAAAAGTAGATATGTGTGCGAGCACATTATATAAATGAGAGATATTGTTGCTAAACTAAAGTCACTTAAAGTTGAGATTTCTGAGTCATTTCTTATACATTTCATTCTCAACTCCCTTCCATCAGAATATACTCCATTTAAGATCTCTTCTAACACACATAAAGAAGAAAGATCAATTAATGAACTCATGACCATGTGTGTTCAAGAGAAGGAGAGATTGAAACATGAGACACCAGAAAGTGTTCATCTTGTGACTCATGGTAATGGAAAtgcaaagaaaggaaaaggcaaGAGTGTTCCTATGAAAAAAGATAGCAATAAAGACAAATACCATTTTTGCAAGAAGAAAAGGCATTTGGAAGAAAGATTGCCTCAAGTACAAGAAGTGGCTCGAAAAGAAAAGGCATTGGAAGATCGACATCAAGTTCTTAATGGTCAGAGATCATGTTAAAAAGTAAGAAGTAATCATTGACCACATTAATACTGAATTAATGATTGCTGATACTATGACTAAAGGATTGCCAGGAAAAATCTTTCAGGATCATGCAACTCATATGGGACTCAATGGCTCATACTACATTATTTCTATATTCTTGACCATTTGTATCAAGATATTTGTTATAATGTTTGTACGCATTAAAATTAATACATGTATAAAGAAATGATCTTTTGATCCATGAAGTTGGACCCTAAATAACTTATATGAAATTATTCataaagttttttttaaaaaaaactcttGATTAGGAAGTATATTATATTGTaattgataagagtttattttacgtatttttaagtgcattttattagttaattttgagttgattatttagttttataaataaaataaagaggtttttggtaaaattatatatttttggtaaaagtggataatattgcatttctattgattttaatggtaaaaacttcatttttatgcaggaatgatgattcaatcaccaaaggatgtcaaatgaggtaaaaaatagagatttggtgatgaattcaagtggcaacaagaagaatgaagtgaaaaacgttcaagtgaggaaatgcaatacaagtcagttttgacactcttcagtattttgaccatatctggagctacacttatcggattgaggtgatctttataccattttaaagctaagaaagagacctacaattcgtatgaagacatcgaaatccatttctgccatcttcatgggcaaaacgttggaatacagaagctgcattctgtggtcggaagttaaaacagaggtttgaacaggtgacagtattttgatcatatctcaggctacaaagctccgatttggatgattcttgaacattggaaagctaactcaaagggctacaacttttgtgttttgcataaaagctagttcggcctgaatcatggagaaaattgcagttgaaataaggccagagtgaaaacgcgagtagacaaaacgtgagttatgccgcgttttgtgtaggcgcgttttatagccgaaattctgcaatttgactcagtcaattctcgtgttcataccactttccagctataagatgcaagggaattcggtgcacatgcttctgcaataaaagagaagaccaaatgagtgtggacaaaaggaaacatcatatctttgacttctttttacaaaatctgagtggaggaaattatgaagtgagaggaatgaaatttctaccaccttttatgcagaaacacaggGGAAAAGCCTGGCAtcaccatacgtagctagttttcctacttgcaacaagttttctctctagagttcttagagaagcatttggtttttcacttgtaaccatcttgtacaagaacatagcaggaattggagagctttaccttcaattggctaagctttctattacctttcttatacttgtacttcatgatgttttgcattaataaacttgtgagtttgattgttaaatcattcatgagtagctaatttcctttatctagggagtagatgaagcttatggccaaatgatatgaagtgattgtgatttatgcttgttatgtcttgtattaacttatctacttgtgtatgttggattacttgttgttgcttgatcaccaatagcaggtttatagttgtttttactcattgagaaatggtaaaaataatggaatgacataagtagagcttgagtagtatattcatgagaatagaaatacattcaagtggatgaaatctgcatttcatgtgtgaataagaacagatttagtatttaccaagagattaggaaaaactaatctgttttaacccattattatcatgagaatgtgattttggtatttctggaaatgaatccttggttaaacaagagcagtaacaagtgttgaattaattcattttagatcttttgtgtcataagtggaatctacatccctagatcttaatatttagtgaattctactcctattgtgaaattgcatttatctatttaagaatttttgtagttgaattaaaatctgaagtttctgctcaaattaattgtaagtctaaataatagagtaaattagtatctaataattgttttaattgctcctcgtgggatcgacccgatacacatcttgtactacaattgcgacctgtatacttgcagtccaacgggtgtaaattcggaattaaacttgcacttaaagtaaaaacccgtcagTAATACGTGGAAGGAAGTGTTCGCAATAAGAACATAACCGTCATGATTCGAGTAATATCATTTTCTAATTAAACAACTGTTCATAGCTGTCAAGTCTATTCAGCGATAATAAAGACTTATGGCCGTTTAAGCATCTAGTCACTCAAAGGTTATTTGACTATGGCATGTGGGTCAAGTGCGAGAATGTAAGACTTGCCTCCTTTAGAGGCAATTATAATCTACATGATTGATTCTAAAGTGATTGATAttctaattaattgattgacattttattaataattaattagtaCCTCCCATTAGATAATGATGGGTGATTGATATTCtgattaattgattgacatttagttaataattaattagtatctTCTATTTGTTAATGATTGATTGATATTTACTATTAATTGATGTCTTATTCAATCAgttaatcaatcaaatcaatCAATTAGTTAGAAAATATTAATTCAGTTATGAATTTTGACAAGATTTCCTGGATGGAAGGAAACCCTAGGAATTTTTGTATTTGCCAGTAAGGGTCCCTAGCCTAGCCTAGCCTAGCCTATAAAAAACCTGTGGTATTCCATCAATTGTGCACTTTTTGGTTAGGCAtagattaaaaaatttttactcTAAATTCTCCTCCTACTTTTCTCTTCTTCCACACGTCTGCATAGTTTCTTTATCCACATAGACAAGAACAAGACAAGAAGATAAGGGAGTTGTAAGGATTAATCTCTGTTCAACAACAATGGTTGGAGGTAAATCATTTAAATTTCCGCTACTTAGTACAAtttatttgtaattatttggttTGCATGTCTTTGTAGTATGGAATATGCTTCCCTTGTCTCCATTCTGCAGGAAATACATGTTTCAGGCGCGGCTTTTGGCACATTGGTCAAGTTTGACATAAGCACATCCATCTATAATTGCTTGGTTTGCAAATGCAGGTATGGATTTCAATGTACAATTAGGCGAAGCTACAAATAGAACTTCATTAATAAAAGTTTTTTCCCATTCAGTTTTTAGTTTACAAGTTGATTTATATTACAGAACTTTAATGATTGAGAGAAATTTATCACAGTTCATATCAATTGCTTAGCAAATCTAGCAATTGGTTTTTGATCAATGAAATATCATCAATTGGGCAAATATGGATTTCAAGTTTTATTTGGATTTCATTTAATGTGGAATTAGTAGGTTCCATAGAtcttatttgaaatattttcattgGTTAAAGATTACTATTAGGTTTGCCAAATAG comes from the Coffea eugenioides isolate CCC68of unplaced genomic scaffold, Ceug_1.0 ScVebR1_2434;HRSCAF=3460, whole genome shotgun sequence genome and includes:
- the LOC113756632 gene encoding uncharacterized protein LOC113756632, yielding MIKAMFWNVRGVDNALTIARLRKLKRMHQVSLLAMCEPKAGRERLDFIRNRLGFRHAISNDESRIWVMYGQDYRCDLLVASHQFLALEVTHAIFRCSVVAVFVHASCASLDREALWQQLGEVCPQGMPAIFLGDFNVIVGANEKKGGRPFRARESEPFLSFMEGAELTDLGFSGSQFTWCNNRWGRAMVWKCLDRVLVNQDWLSLGVNTTVAHLNRVASDHSPLLLSCSLAMGGAPKSFRFLDVWRSHVDFHNVVRQAWEVECDGRPIRVLLAKLKAVKQALRTWNKETFDNIFDRVKEDEATVLALERSLEECPSGAGEFQLLWAQGALKMSLLREAAYWRQKARLRWLREGDANSKFFHAQVKQRRARSFIHRMKDTNGVWTEEPSRIEEMATTFFADILSQPGHGPMDLSMLEVIPSVITVQDNMELQQFPTEEEVKAVVFQLDGGSSPGSDGFTGSFFTSCWDIVKGEVYRAVCDFFVGAELSWGYTATWLALILKTPGPSSFSDFRPISLCNFVNKIMSKLLARRLEREWLCEGSPDIG